One region of Pseudoalteromonas luteoviolacea genomic DNA includes:
- the tssB gene encoding type VI secretion system contractile sheath small subunit, translating into MTDTFQKEIPRARINIALELDTDGATQKSELPMKVLVVGDYSNGQNDADLAERERISIDKNNLEQVLKDISPKAQFQVRNRIAGDGDISVNLKFDEFKSFDPEQVAAQVPELNKMMSMRNLLRDLKSNLLDNSSLRKELERILQSKPELDELKAKLDELAPLASEQDKQPKQPQE; encoded by the coding sequence ATGACAGATACATTTCAAAAAGAAATACCCAGAGCGCGGATCAATATCGCGCTAGAGCTGGACACGGATGGCGCCACACAAAAAAGTGAGCTGCCAATGAAAGTGCTGGTCGTTGGTGACTATTCAAATGGTCAAAACGACGCAGACTTAGCTGAACGTGAACGTATTTCGATCGACAAAAATAACCTCGAACAAGTACTCAAAGATATCTCGCCCAAGGCGCAATTTCAGGTGCGCAACCGCATTGCAGGCGATGGCGATATCAGCGTGAACTTAAAGTTTGACGAGTTTAAATCTTTTGACCCAGAGCAGGTTGCCGCACAGGTACCTGAGCTCAACAAAATGATGTCGATGCGTAACTTGTTACGGGATTTGAAATCAAACCTATTGGATAACTCATCATTGAGAAAAGAGTTAGAGCGCATCTTACAGAGCAAACCTGAACTCGATGAACTCAAGGCGAAATTGGATGAGCTGGCACCGCTTGCCTCTGAACAAGACAAGCAGCCTAAGCAACCGCAGGAGTAA
- the icmH gene encoding type IVB secretion system protein IcmH/DotU, whose protein sequence is MTRTSTHTELLACISPVLDIVHSVRQGGCQSTDIEALREQALNAFDEFERDCYANGITASDMQEAKFALTAYLDEQIMASEMESRMAWMARPLQLELFGNSRAGEAFFEKLTHIRQAGASKRAVIEVYFVCMQLGFEGVYKIKGVEQLKALMLDVRAQLEELSGKVPLNLSDTCMPAEHVVTQLGRRLPYWVIFSITVAVLLLMYLGFHQYLQSKADEQFIELEQQVAVLTQLEKTGNIR, encoded by the coding sequence ATGACAAGGACATCAACACACACTGAATTATTGGCCTGTATTTCGCCCGTGCTAGACATAGTGCATTCGGTCAGGCAAGGGGGTTGCCAGTCAACAGACATCGAGGCATTGCGTGAGCAAGCGCTGAATGCCTTTGATGAATTTGAGCGCGATTGTTACGCCAATGGGATCACCGCAAGTGACATGCAAGAAGCCAAATTTGCACTCACAGCCTATCTTGATGAGCAAATTATGGCCTCTGAAATGGAATCAAGAATGGCTTGGATGGCTCGTCCTCTGCAGCTTGAGCTGTTTGGTAATTCAAGAGCTGGGGAAGCATTTTTTGAAAAGCTGACTCACATCCGTCAAGCCGGTGCCAGCAAACGTGCGGTTATCGAAGTGTATTTCGTCTGTATGCAGCTGGGTTTTGAAGGGGTTTATAAAATTAAGGGTGTAGAGCAGCTTAAAGCCCTGATGTTGGATGTGCGCGCCCAGTTGGAAGAGTTATCAGGCAAAGTACCGCTGAATTTATCAGACACCTGCATGCCTGCTGAGCATGTTGTGACGCAATTGGGCAGAAGGCTTCCTTACTGGGTGATCTTCAGTATCACCGTGGCGGTGTTGCTGTTGATGTATTTGGGCTTTCACCAATATTTGCAAAGCAAAGCAGACGAGCAGTTTATTGAGCTTGAGCAGCAGGTTGCTGTATTAACGCAGTTAGAAAAAACAGGGAATATTAGGTAG
- the tssJ gene encoding type VI secretion system lipoprotein TssJ, producing the protein MARLMVCFVALLSLSACMTTQVKLDVQATDNINLNKFDEPLPVVLKVYQLTDVQAFRNATFEQLWKEDRSILASSLITVEERTINPSERLKINFERADSAKYVGFVALFRERTDGKWRTYYDLNDWPVPLSTSLDIEVQSNALHVPGAED; encoded by the coding sequence ATGGCGAGGTTGATGGTCTGTTTTGTGGCGCTGCTAAGTTTGTCTGCATGTATGACAACTCAGGTTAAATTAGATGTTCAGGCGACCGATAACATAAACTTAAATAAGTTTGATGAGCCATTGCCTGTGGTGTTAAAGGTATATCAGCTTACTGATGTGCAAGCCTTTAGAAACGCGACGTTTGAACAACTTTGGAAAGAAGATAGGTCTATTTTGGCCAGCTCTCTGATCACGGTTGAAGAGCGCACCATTAACCCTTCTGAACGCCTAAAAATCAATTTCGAGCGAGCTGACTCTGCTAAGTATGTTGGCTTTGTTGCGCTATTTCGTGAGCGCACCGATGGTAAATGGCGCACCTACTACGACCTAAACGATTGGCCAGTACCATTATCAACGTCGCTTGATATCGAAGTCCAAAGCAATGCATTGCATGTACCGGGTGCGGAAGACTAG
- the tagF gene encoding type VI secretion system-associated protein TagF, which produces MFSFFSNKKPNKVPVSLPFGFMGKSPIQADFVKYHVDSREAINMDHWLQEGYAHVCRSALQGDSHFDDQLTTLFFIAGGEADNSMMGVLQPSQDKSGRQYPFSSFILCSNADFKTHPAFLLYERFNIIRSLILNHELIKSASSLEMMQKTAHELQPLGEMCDQELDFNTSMEALRKQPIERIWFALGLSTVEQRGALIEQLMHALKGLSAQGCKRSQFGIKLPMPQLGDDSKLVAAFWLHLITNTVADNHWQPWCFYNFGQLSCSASLVVYCRPVPASFFASVWLDLATGSTVMDFTKLNDNQPVSSKALELAKATNMSVFDTLRSWSKV; this is translated from the coding sequence ATGTTCAGCTTTTTTTCCAATAAAAAACCTAACAAGGTACCCGTGAGCTTGCCTTTTGGCTTTATGGGTAAAAGCCCGATACAAGCCGATTTTGTGAAGTACCACGTAGACTCGCGTGAAGCCATCAATATGGATCACTGGCTGCAAGAGGGTTACGCCCATGTGTGCCGCAGTGCGTTGCAAGGCGACAGCCATTTTGACGACCAATTGACAACGCTGTTTTTTATTGCCGGTGGTGAGGCTGACAACAGCATGATGGGAGTATTGCAGCCAAGCCAAGACAAAAGCGGCAGGCAGTACCCATTTAGCTCATTTATTTTGTGTAGTAATGCGGACTTTAAAACGCATCCGGCGTTTTTATTGTATGAACGTTTTAACATTATTCGCTCTTTAATTTTAAATCATGAGCTGATCAAAAGTGCGAGCTCTTTAGAGATGATGCAAAAAACAGCACATGAGTTACAGCCTTTAGGTGAGATGTGCGATCAGGAATTGGACTTTAATACCTCGATGGAAGCGCTAAGAAAGCAACCCATTGAGCGCATCTGGTTTGCACTGGGCTTATCGACTGTTGAGCAGCGCGGTGCACTCATTGAGCAGTTGATGCATGCACTTAAAGGCTTATCGGCGCAGGGCTGCAAACGCAGCCAATTTGGGATCAAGTTACCGATGCCACAATTAGGTGATGACAGCAAGCTGGTCGCCGCATTTTGGCTGCATTTGATCACCAATACAGTGGCAGATAATCATTGGCAGCCATGGTGCTTTTATAACTTTGGACAGCTCAGCTGCTCAGCGTCTTTGGTGGTGTATTGCCGACCTGTGCCCGCCTCTTTTTTTGCATCGGTTTGGCTTGATTTAGCAACAGGCTCAACGGTGATGGATTTTACCAAGCTCAATGACAATCAGCCGGTATCAAGCAAAGCATTAGAGCTGGCAAAAGCCACCAATATGAGTGTATTTGATACCTTGCGTAGCTGGAGCAAAGTGTAA
- the tssK gene encoding type VI secretion system baseplate subunit TssK, giving the protein MIFDNLSFKPVWAEGVMLSQQHFQHLDKHLQSEMAARSRLSQKVPYGFYRLQFDESAIAKGVVKLLAVSVIFKSGRLIEMSFTDSDALTYELDDGQQSVTLSLALATNHAVSDIKGYPQNGQLSAYQCEFVELQDEHDPARGKEVMVAKPKLMLIESSSSQSFIEQLQCAKVITNEQGEFAFDTHFVPSLLNVRVHAPTFSRLNSAGNVLNAKYQALQSSRAQMGVVEDFGPSDLKQFMLLQAMSANMPYLNHLLLSQYTHPEDMYIAMSTLLTQLAHFEAEQQIDIPPYQHDNLGQIFGYFESQIQQLIGSISTKRSANLPLEKLSDSMFEVTGFEADQFRNNEFYLAAFFEHESTQWIELFADQVKVAASSQIEILIASALGGAELTHCQRPPSKVSLKGGYEYFKINASSAAWAQIKQELSLRIFVPYSLQSVQIELVSVTK; this is encoded by the coding sequence ATGATATTCGATAACCTGTCTTTTAAGCCAGTGTGGGCTGAAGGTGTGATGTTGAGTCAGCAGCACTTTCAGCACTTGGATAAGCACTTGCAAAGTGAAATGGCTGCGCGTAGTCGTTTATCGCAAAAAGTGCCTTATGGATTTTATCGCCTGCAGTTTGATGAAAGCGCTATTGCAAAAGGCGTGGTTAAACTATTGGCTGTCAGCGTTATTTTCAAAAGTGGTCGATTAATCGAAATGTCGTTTACTGACTCAGATGCGCTCACTTATGAGCTCGATGACGGTCAGCAATCTGTGACGCTGAGTTTAGCACTGGCAACCAATCACGCAGTGAGTGACATAAAAGGTTATCCGCAAAATGGCCAACTCAGTGCCTACCAATGTGAATTTGTCGAACTACAAGATGAGCATGACCCTGCACGAGGCAAAGAGGTCATGGTGGCCAAGCCCAAACTAATGTTAATTGAAAGCTCATCCAGCCAAAGCTTTATTGAACAGTTGCAGTGTGCAAAGGTGATAACCAATGAGCAAGGCGAGTTTGCATTTGATACACATTTTGTGCCCTCACTACTTAACGTGCGTGTTCATGCACCGACATTTTCTCGGCTAAATAGTGCAGGTAATGTTTTAAACGCCAAGTATCAAGCGCTGCAATCAAGTCGTGCACAGATGGGCGTCGTTGAAGATTTTGGTCCCAGCGATTTAAAGCAATTTATGCTGCTACAAGCCATGTCTGCAAATATGCCTTATCTGAACCACTTACTGTTGTCCCAGTATACCCATCCAGAAGACATGTACATTGCCATGAGTACATTACTGACTCAGTTAGCGCATTTTGAAGCAGAACAACAGATAGATATACCGCCTTATCAGCATGACAATTTGGGACAAATTTTTGGCTATTTTGAATCTCAAATACAACAGCTTATCGGCAGTATTAGTACTAAGCGCTCCGCTAATTTACCACTTGAAAAGCTCTCTGACTCGATGTTTGAAGTCACTGGCTTTGAAGCCGATCAGTTTAGAAATAATGAGTTCTATTTAGCGGCATTTTTTGAACACGAATCAACACAGTGGATAGAGCTGTTTGCCGACCAAGTGAAAGTGGCGGCATCGTCACAAATTGAAATACTGATCGCATCAGCTCTGGGCGGCGCTGAGCTGACCCACTGCCAAAGACCTCCCAGCAAGGTGTCACTCAAAGGCGGCTATGAATACTTCAAGATCAATGCCTCTAGTGCGGCATGGGCGCAAATAAAACAAGAGCTTTCATTGCGTATCTTTGTGCCATATAGCTTGCAAAGCGTACAAATTGAATTGGTGAGCGTGACCAAATAG
- a CDS encoding TssA family type VI secretion system protein: MTQPHGYPSWQAWSSALLSGFEPDKCGEDVRYDDDFKCVKASSSGASEVDFKEIFIISSKLLAEKTKDLRVASYLCLAATQEFGINGLLPSLRLFNDLVKQFDNALYPEKPRARASVHTWFLQQQQRLLSVADNIGGTTPEHWQTLDEILQTYAKEVVPFLDDQAGPLADLGAWCEKGRISQPMPKPEPKPEPKPVTQAQPTPVAEPEPAAVAAKAAEPIVVPPKVTTQAIDSDSDYMAQVRTLLKHDRAQQNWPRAMHLARAVRWGALALPPHDDNLKTRLPAPRETAFAPIKNALANEEYTEALAKAEALFMEGAMHFNLDLQKFILDALAGLSKSILKGWLELQLAAIAQQFPKLLQLKYEDGSDFCSAANRERIQEHALFQGGQSQDAGQQQWQAAMSEAQKLVDNNELKKALQLIDTQPMSTAFDKACARLHQGRLLLRAERASLAVPIFQQLLSDIQTHRLDLWQEDFAMDVWRYAKQCFEEMSQTQGDEFDLQVAAIESQLLVTKVSSAIDWV; the protein is encoded by the coding sequence ATGACACAACCACATGGTTATCCGTCTTGGCAAGCATGGAGCAGCGCACTTCTGAGCGGATTTGAGCCAGATAAGTGCGGTGAAGATGTGCGCTATGACGATGACTTTAAATGTGTGAAAGCCTCGTCATCAGGCGCGTCAGAAGTTGATTTTAAAGAGATATTTATCATCTCTAGTAAGTTACTGGCTGAAAAAACCAAAGATTTACGGGTGGCATCTTATTTGTGTTTAGCAGCCACACAAGAGTTCGGGATCAATGGTTTATTGCCCAGCTTGAGGCTGTTCAATGACTTGGTAAAGCAGTTTGATAATGCCCTGTACCCTGAAAAGCCGCGAGCGCGGGCATCAGTACATACGTGGTTCTTACAGCAACAGCAGCGTTTGCTCAGTGTGGCGGATAACATTGGCGGCACGACCCCTGAGCATTGGCAAACACTCGATGAAATATTGCAAACTTATGCCAAAGAGGTTGTGCCATTTTTAGATGACCAAGCTGGTCCTTTGGCTGATTTAGGGGCGTGGTGTGAAAAAGGCAGGATCAGTCAGCCGATGCCAAAGCCAGAACCTAAGCCTGAACCAAAACCAGTTACGCAAGCGCAGCCAACGCCTGTCGCTGAACCTGAGCCTGCGGCGGTAGCTGCCAAGGCGGCAGAGCCTATTGTTGTACCGCCTAAGGTGACAACGCAAGCAATAGACTCAGACAGCGATTATATGGCGCAGGTTCGCACCTTGTTAAAGCATGACAGAGCGCAGCAAAACTGGCCAAGAGCTATGCACCTAGCCCGCGCAGTGCGCTGGGGCGCATTGGCCTTACCGCCTCATGACGATAATTTAAAAACACGCTTGCCCGCACCGCGAGAAACCGCTTTTGCACCAATAAAAAACGCGCTGGCAAACGAAGAATATACCGAAGCGCTGGCAAAAGCGGAGGCGCTGTTTATGGAAGGTGCCATGCATTTTAATTTGGACTTACAAAAGTTCATCTTGGATGCGTTGGCAGGGCTATCAAAGTCCATTTTAAAAGGCTGGTTGGAGCTGCAATTAGCGGCAATTGCGCAGCAATTTCCTAAATTGTTGCAACTTAAATATGAAGACGGCAGTGATTTTTGCAGTGCGGCAAATCGTGAGCGCATTCAAGAACACGCGCTGTTTCAAGGCGGACAAAGCCAAGACGCTGGCCAGCAGCAGTGGCAGGCGGCGATGAGTGAAGCACAAAAGCTGGTAGATAATAACGAACTAAAAAAAGCATTGCAGCTGATAGATACCCAGCCGATGAGCACGGCCTTTGATAAAGCTTGTGCACGCCTTCATCAAGGGCGACTGCTACTGAGAGCCGAACGAGCCAGCTTGGCAGTGCCGATTTTTCAGCAATTGCTGTCAGATATTCAAACCCATCGCCTTGATTTGTGGCAAGAGGATTTTGCAATGGACGTTTGGCGCTACGCCAAGCAATGCTTTGAGGAGATGTCTCAAACGCAAGGAGATGAATTTGATTTACAAGTGGCTGCCATTGAATCGCAGCTATTGGTAACCAAAGTGAGCTCAGCGATCGACTGGGTGTAA
- the tssM gene encoding type VI secretion system membrane subunit TssM has protein sequence MAGSVNKSGLIHLLLNFFSSRATAKWIGLFALLSLAWFGGRFIGLGGVDQRLWLMGGIFVVFMLVLFVRWLWAKRSGDKLASELANHNASSEAEVAEIKEKMQDALAALKASHLGAGYRGNTALYALPWYMIIGPSATGKSTLFANSGLHFPYSKSNQMHIQGFGGTRNCDWWFSDQAILIDTAGRYTTEESDKEQWLSFLKLLKKNRPKLPINGVMVAISIADILTSDTEQVRDHVKQIRTRIDELINQLGIIFPIYIVFTKTDLVSGFEPFFNELSEQERLQPWGAYLLDKNQTPTSDEACDTFNAEMESMYQRLCQQRLVKMTRERDTQRKQLIYDFPNQFKAASDKVSEFVEILFKENPFQEIPWFAGVYFTSGTQEGVPIERSSKTKLATFRSVLFEYRQQSLTSAFFVNKVFNDVMFKLQDLTKGNRKKRKIQKWVKGLAICTSITAIGLMSGLLFNSYTHNTQLLDTGELLSKHVIATSVEHQSEVEQFNAVLALFEHYQTLEAYEQTLPWYFLLGVYSADTTKAPIKHILQQRVQSLIGGPAAQQIATALASSHTQWQDLQIAEQQVIKRVEPQLRDSYYNLMKFQLMMSDEFARLDHAFVSNAILSMVAQRLELDIEADETAQTTEKMRALVHFYIAQLRQDTEAPGLDVWSSQEHLIAQARANLTTDPQPEVIYGQIKDKVSVSNPELTLDQMMSQNNKTFLKSELTVPYVFTQKAWQSEVYSEIKRRANIAFSGDWVMGTEQAGAEGAIDEAKANELASAIRALYFKEYATAWFDFINAVEVRPFNTSNAASLTLGQLSSTQGPLVDLMKAIDANINLSNAPLQEPEKLSGVSEKIIDKVKSDTLLGNSKGLESLSSKKVPELAQRFADLRRYTSVSEETQISDYLQQYLGALSAFHSDIKDIAASNDDDFMAMEFSRSLLTGEDKENALQSAWVVVESQVRALDPDSKQVLERLLKAPLLASVQTVMNEARSQLNDRWYNNVYISYKDNLKGKYPFNLTGPDAAVEDISELLNRDSGIFWEFMDANLAPFLKLKRGVWVEKTWNGIGLGFDKPVLDKLTKARKVTRSLFPREGSEVGISFQMMPVAQRGVRETYIGYSDQSYRYRNEPEEWRRFTWPARTGAEKATIYGMDRKGNRIEIQKDGPWALLKILNEARVKWVKGTEYMATWELLLPEEESSEAPEHIQVQVALKSSRNSGIFSKYFMSSFALPEALFTGRVQLASQAAKQVQ, from the coding sequence ATGGCGGGTTCAGTTAATAAAAGTGGTTTAATTCACCTCTTACTTAATTTCTTTTCTTCACGAGCAACAGCCAAATGGATAGGACTTTTTGCCCTACTAAGCTTGGCTTGGTTCGGCGGTCGCTTCATTGGCTTAGGGGGTGTTGATCAGCGACTTTGGCTGATGGGTGGCATTTTTGTCGTCTTCATGCTGGTGCTGTTTGTGCGTTGGCTTTGGGCAAAGCGCTCTGGTGATAAGTTGGCGTCAGAACTGGCTAATCACAATGCCAGTTCTGAGGCGGAAGTGGCAGAAATTAAAGAAAAGATGCAAGACGCTCTGGCTGCATTAAAGGCGTCTCACCTCGGCGCTGGATATCGTGGTAATACGGCGTTATACGCGCTGCCTTGGTATATGATCATCGGCCCGTCTGCGACCGGTAAAAGCACTTTGTTTGCTAATTCTGGACTGCATTTCCCCTATTCTAAATCGAATCAAATGCACATTCAGGGCTTTGGCGGTACGCGCAATTGTGATTGGTGGTTTTCAGATCAAGCGATTTTAATTGATACGGCAGGCCGTTATACCACTGAAGAGAGCGACAAAGAGCAGTGGTTGTCGTTTTTAAAATTGCTTAAGAAAAACCGTCCTAAGTTACCCATCAATGGTGTGATGGTCGCCATCAGCATCGCGGATATTTTAACCTCTGATACTGAACAAGTACGAGACCATGTGAAGCAAATTCGCACTCGTATTGATGAACTTATCAATCAACTTGGAATTATTTTTCCGATTTATATCGTGTTTACTAAAACCGATTTAGTTAGCGGGTTTGAGCCGTTTTTTAACGAGTTATCAGAGCAAGAGCGCTTGCAGCCGTGGGGCGCTTACTTGCTGGACAAAAATCAAACGCCAACCAGCGATGAAGCGTGCGACACCTTTAATGCTGAAATGGAAAGCATGTATCAGCGACTGTGTCAGCAGCGATTAGTCAAGATGACGCGCGAGCGCGATACTCAACGTAAACAGCTTATTTACGACTTTCCAAATCAGTTTAAAGCGGCATCTGATAAGGTCAGCGAGTTTGTTGAGATCTTATTTAAAGAAAATCCATTCCAAGAGATCCCTTGGTTTGCGGGCGTCTATTTTACCTCAGGCACGCAAGAAGGGGTGCCCATTGAGCGCAGCTCTAAAACCAAACTGGCGACCTTCCGCTCCGTGTTATTTGAGTACCGTCAGCAAAGTTTAACCAGCGCATTTTTTGTCAATAAAGTCTTCAATGACGTGATGTTTAAATTGCAAGACCTCACTAAAGGCAACCGAAAAAAGCGCAAGATACAAAAATGGGTCAAAGGCTTGGCAATCTGCACCAGCATCACAGCGATTGGCTTGATGTCTGGGTTGTTGTTTAACTCTTATACCCATAACACGCAATTGCTTGATACCGGTGAGCTGTTGAGTAAGCACGTGATTGCCACCAGCGTGGAACACCAATCTGAGGTTGAGCAGTTTAATGCCGTGTTGGCGTTGTTTGAGCACTACCAAACACTCGAGGCGTATGAGCAGACGTTACCTTGGTACTTTCTATTGGGGGTGTATTCAGCTGACACCACCAAGGCACCGATAAAACATATCTTGCAGCAGCGCGTGCAATCATTAATTGGTGGACCTGCAGCACAGCAAATTGCAACAGCTTTGGCCAGTTCACATACCCAGTGGCAAGACTTACAAATTGCTGAACAACAAGTGATCAAACGTGTCGAACCGCAACTGCGAGACAGCTATTACAACTTGATGAAGTTTCAGCTGATGATGAGTGATGAGTTTGCGCGTTTAGATCATGCGTTTGTGAGCAATGCGATTTTGAGCATGGTGGCACAGCGCTTAGAGTTGGATATCGAGGCGGATGAAACGGCGCAAACCACAGAGAAGATGCGTGCTTTGGTTCATTTTTACATCGCGCAATTACGCCAAGACACTGAAGCGCCAGGGCTGGATGTATGGTCTTCACAGGAACACCTCATTGCACAGGCCAGAGCCAACTTAACCACAGATCCGCAGCCTGAAGTGATCTATGGGCAGATCAAGGACAAAGTCTCCGTTTCCAACCCTGAGCTGACGCTCGATCAAATGATGAGCCAAAATAATAAAACCTTTTTGAAAAGTGAGTTGACTGTGCCGTATGTCTTTACTCAAAAGGCATGGCAATCAGAGGTATACAGCGAGATAAAGCGTCGCGCAAACATTGCTTTTTCTGGCGATTGGGTGATGGGGACTGAGCAAGCAGGTGCTGAAGGCGCCATTGATGAAGCCAAAGCCAATGAACTGGCCAGCGCTATTCGGGCTTTATATTTTAAAGAGTACGCCACGGCGTGGTTTGATTTTATTAATGCAGTTGAAGTAAGACCATTTAATACCAGCAACGCAGCCAGCCTAACATTAGGGCAATTGTCTTCTACGCAAGGGCCTCTGGTGGATTTAATGAAGGCCATAGACGCCAACATTAACTTGAGTAATGCGCCGCTACAAGAGCCTGAAAAGCTCAGTGGGGTGAGTGAGAAAATCATTGATAAAGTGAAGTCAGATACCTTGCTTGGCAACAGCAAAGGGCTTGAAAGCTTAAGCAGCAAAAAAGTACCTGAATTGGCACAGCGTTTTGCGGATTTAAGACGCTATACCTCGGTCTCTGAGGAAACACAGATCTCAGATTATCTGCAGCAATATTTAGGTGCATTAAGTGCATTCCACTCGGATATCAAAGACATCGCAGCCAGTAATGATGATGACTTCATGGCGATGGAATTTTCACGCTCGCTATTAACGGGTGAAGACAAAGAGAACGCATTGCAAAGTGCGTGGGTGGTGGTAGAAAGCCAAGTGAGAGCGCTTGACCCAGACAGTAAGCAAGTGCTGGAGCGACTATTAAAAGCGCCGCTATTAGCCAGTGTGCAAACCGTAATGAACGAAGCAAGAAGTCAGCTGAACGACCGTTGGTACAACAATGTGTATATCAGCTACAAGGACAACCTTAAAGGTAAATACCCGTTTAACTTAACTGGGCCAGATGCCGCAGTTGAGGACATCTCTGAGCTACTTAATCGCGACTCCGGTATTTTTTGGGAATTTATGGATGCAAACTTGGCACCGTTTTTAAAGCTTAAACGCGGTGTGTGGGTAGAAAAAACTTGGAATGGCATCGGTCTTGGTTTTGACAAGCCCGTATTGGATAAATTGACCAAGGCGCGCAAAGTAACGCGTTCATTGTTCCCAAGAGAGGGCTCTGAAGTGGGGATCAGTTTCCAAATGATGCCTGTTGCGCAGCGTGGTGTGCGTGAAACCTACATAGGTTACAGCGACCAAAGTTATCGCTATCGCAACGAACCTGAAGAGTGGCGCAGATTTACTTGGCCCGCAAGAACAGGGGCAGAAAAGGCCACCATCTATGGCATGGATCGCAAAGGTAATCGGATCGAGATCCAAAAAGACGGCCCATGGGCGCTATTGAAAATACTCAACGAAGCGCGTGTTAAATGGGTTAAAGGCACAGAGTATATGGCGACGTGGGAGTTACTATTGCCTGAAGAAGAAAGCAGCGAAGCGCCTGAACATATTCAGGTACAGGTAGCGCTTAAATCTAGTCGCAATAGCGGTATCTTCAGCAAGTACTTTATGTCGTCTTTTGCCTTGCCAGAAGCCTTGTTCACAGGCCGTGTGCAACTGGCCAGTCAAGCAGCAAAGCAGGTGCAGTAA